The Bacillota bacterium sequence TGCAGGAGTTATTATATCTCAAAGTTGGGCATATGACAAGTATTTTTTAATGATTTTTCAAAATTTATTGATATATTATTACCGGTTTTTAATTTAAACTTGCAAACGATTGAAATCTTCATTAAAATTATAATATTAGCTTAAAATCAGCTATTTAGAGAGATTTTCGGAGATTGCAGGTTTAGAGTTTGAAAAAACGCTTTTTGAACCTGCGGGGGAATGGGAGCATGAGAATAAAACAGGAAAGGGTAATTTTTGATGCATAACAATTTTTATGAGCTTCACGGTATCGGTGAAACTCGTGCGGTAGAGGGGCGAGGCGGCGTATTGCTGCAGCGTGTGCCGGAAGAACTGAGGATAAAGCTTAGACCTGGGGCTCAAAGGGAGTATCTAAAAACTGCGGGCGCGGAGATTCGTTTTACTATCGACGAGGGGGATTCTTTTTCGTTTACGGTATCGAACCATATTGACAACGGTCGTGTCAAGGTGTTTTTCGGCGACTATGAGTATAAGGAATACATAGTGGGCAGCGAACCTCAGACTATATCAGTCAAGTTTGAGCCTATATATTTCGCAAATAACGGGTTTAATCTCGCTGCAGCTAAAAATTTCGGCAGGAAAACCGTTCGCTTGATGCTGGATGGCAATGAGATGCACCTGCACGGTGTTTCTGCAGAGGCTGCGCACCGCCCGACGGCGGACGAGCTTCCCAAACTCAAGCATCTTGCTTACGGAACGTCTATTACACAGGGGTATAAAGCAACGTCTCCGTCCCTCTGCTATGCATATCTGACGGCTGAGGCGCTCGGAGCGGATCTTTTTAACTTCGGATGCTCAGGAAATGCCTTTTGCGAGCCGGAGCTTGCGCATTATCTCGCTGAGCAGCCCTACGACTATGCCACTTTTGAGCTGTCGGTGAACATGTTCAACGGCGGACTGAGCCTTGAAGAATACACAGACCGTATCCGTTATTTCATCAAAACGATTGCAGAAAAGTCTGCTGGACGCCCGATTTTCTGCATAAGCATTTTCCGTTATTTCTTCGACATGGGTCTTCGCAAGCATACACAGCAGCCGAAGGGCAGGGTCGATGAATTCCGCGACGCATATCAAAATATTGTGAGTGAACTTGGAATGGACAATTTGCATTTCATAGACGGTAGAGAGCTTATGAAAGACTTTACCGGGCTTTATGGCGATCTTTTGCACCCTTCAAACAAAGGAATGTCTGAAATTGCGTCGAATCTTGTTCCGAAAATCAGGGCTGTACTGAAAGGTCAGGACAGATGAATCTCATCGAGGCATTCGGCGGCGTTTTTTCAATAATCTTGATGGTCTCCCTTGGCGTTGCCCTTTATGTAAAGGGATGGATCAAAAGCGATACCGAAGATTTTATAACTAAATTTGTGCTTAAAATAACTATCCCGCTTTTCATGTTTGTAAACGGCTATCACAATGTCACTGCAGAATTCCTCGAGTCATCATGGAAACAGGTGCTTATTGCTTTCGCCTCTATCATAATCGCTTATTTGCTGGGATTCGGGTTTAGTATTCTCTTTAAAATCCCGAAAAACGAACGCGGCATCTGCACTATGATCTTTTCGCTTTCCAATACGCTGTTTGTGGGGCTGCCTGTCTGCACCTATTATTTCGGACAGGAGGCTATCCCTTCCGTAATAATGTATTACATGGCGAATACCGTTATGTTCTGGACTGTCGGCACTGCTATGATTGCGCACGATGCCGGGCAAATAACACATTTTAGCCTTAAAACACTCGGAAGCATATTTTCGCCGCCTGTCACAGGCTTTGTGTTCGGTGGGGTTATCGCAATGGCGGGCATCACAATGCCACGATTCTTAGAGGAGACACTTTCCTCTGTCGGAGCCATGACAACTCCGCTTGTCACAATACTTACGGGTTTTGTTATCGCAAAAGCTGGCACCAAACGTATGCTGTCCTTTACCAGAACGAGCGTGCTTGGCCTTTTTGGGCGATATATAGTGTCACCCCTCATAATGATAGGACTTTTGGTGATGTTCGCGCCGACTCAGCTGACTGCAAAAACATTCGTCCTGCAAAGCGCAATGCCTGTAATGAATCAATCACTGCTTTCTGCCGCGTATTATAAGGCGAACGACACGGTGGTCGCTCAGGCTCTTGCGACAAGCGTCATACTGATGATGGTGTTTACTCCGGCTTATGTGCTTATC is a genomic window containing:
- a CDS encoding SGNH/GDSL hydrolase family protein, which produces MHNNFYELHGIGETRAVEGRGGVLLQRVPEELRIKLRPGAQREYLKTAGAEIRFTIDEGDSFSFTVSNHIDNGRVKVFFGDYEYKEYIVGSEPQTISVKFEPIYFANNGFNLAAAKNFGRKTVRLMLDGNEMHLHGVSAEAAHRPTADELPKLKHLAYGTSITQGYKATSPSLCYAYLTAEALGADLFNFGCSGNAFCEPELAHYLAEQPYDYATFELSVNMFNGGLSLEEYTDRIRYFIKTIAEKSAGRPIFCISIFRYFFDMGLRKHTQQPKGRVDEFRDAYQNIVSELGMDNLHFIDGRELMKDFTGLYGDLLHPSNKGMSEIASNLVPKIRAVLKGQDR
- a CDS encoding AEC family transporter, encoding MNLIEAFGGVFSIILMVSLGVALYVKGWIKSDTEDFITKFVLKITIPLFMFVNGYHNVTAEFLESSWKQVLIAFASIIIAYLLGFGFSILFKIPKNERGICTMIFSLSNTLFVGLPVCTYYFGQEAIPSVIMYYMANTVMFWTVGTAMIAHDAGQITHFSLKTLGSIFSPPVTGFVFGGVIAMAGITMPRFLEETLSSVGAMTTPLVTILTGFVIAKAGTKRMLSFTRTSVLGLFGRYIVSPLIMIGLLVMFAPTQLTAKTFVLQSAMPVMNQSLLSAAYYKANDTVVAQALATSVILMMVFTPAYVLIGNMLFR